In the Halarchaeum grantii genome, one interval contains:
- a CDS encoding transcription initiation factor IIB family protein, with the protein MAAASVYAACRCNGRTLPLADVVAAARVGENRVTNAYATLNEELGLPAQPMQPHAYLPRLASSLDVPDAVRRQARTLAERAEETQIVHGASPPGFAAACLYQAAQRADYRLTQAAVADVAGVAANTVRGHRDTLRNELQ; encoded by the coding sequence GTGGCAGCGGCGAGCGTCTATGCCGCCTGCCGGTGCAACGGCCGAACCCTCCCACTCGCGGACGTCGTCGCGGCCGCACGCGTCGGCGAGAATCGCGTGACCAACGCCTACGCAACCCTGAACGAGGAACTCGGACTGCCAGCCCAGCCGATGCAGCCTCATGCGTATCTCCCACGTCTCGCCTCCAGTCTCGACGTTCCGGACGCGGTTCGGCGACAGGCGCGGACGCTCGCAGAGCGGGCTGAAGAGACACAAATCGTCCACGGTGCGTCACCGCCGGGATTCGCGGCAGCCTGCCTCTATCAGGCTGCACAGCGGGCTGACTATCGACTCACGCAGGCCGCGGTCGCCGACGTCGCCGGTGTCGCGGCCAACACAGTTCGCGGGCATCGCGATACACTCCGTAACGAACTCCAGTAA